In Bactrocera oleae isolate idBacOlea1 chromosome 5, idBacOlea1, whole genome shotgun sequence, a genomic segment contains:
- the Pdzd8 gene encoding PDZ domain-containing protein 8, whose amino-acid sequence MDIPLSMLLLLSLVFTVIGAVLVLLLQYYLYLRFSVLPEESAEQKDINTKYSLPTTIQQTAHAINLSPPTSSVAGHTHTVSATEAAPLMSINFVMQFLFHELKNSSRVRKWFYRKLSLELDELLAKTTTGKLFDKLTIKELELGDQFPEIRTLRVHSIELNDTGDRIENLDILLEIHYNGNFRTSIDADMVLGKKGSLTLIVKQLSGLARLQFTRQPYTHWSLSFLGDPELDLAIESKYQGRQMQSNITSLISNQIRKAVRRKHTLPNYKLRYKPFFHKTPEEDADGDIQPNGTLEVRMFEISRLMCTEVTTEVYCTLTLASLAFVEIRQKDNRNVIVLIDVEIHKAKNQQIGILFKQNTEQCVEIEAVLPNTPACKSDLRPGDMLIAIEGKRVQSIQQVAKIFKSLQTSAYRLRIERVIPGIIRNDAILEDLELYEDLGDAHMGYSVGKTPTEHNELAGRQASTRQSTGDKGSSSESSLGNTPTNSPKKSKLITKALKKTISRELNEHNKEIEEEHKLKNKQSLKSEDKTKGSPKVLIDTVGEVEHYYQHSTVDRSINRLIHIDDLSCFKLEAKSRYLNIGVYSKSAGDGLLLGYVNIPVGQILAECCETSLVQCWKIYELSPPIPQDLKTHKLSSQSGFIPDLCFGDVLFAFTWEGNPNLQPSEPLTKQVSKSKSKNNYADEKMDNDSGVYDTNSLRITPSSSSLTLINQTTSSQLRSHSFVRTHFQRATQCDFCGKKIWLKDAVQCSECAMCCHKKCISKCQNATVCGPVDCSNVLRQPSITSTTPEFTVTDADTCDASEGEEAMLLISGEESAEAMSAKLPPTPVLEVHRSSLTGLLAQGIKRVNSANNLAIPGIVSALAGSSGGGSSANLATMAKSLPPSPQRSPSRKSSLACSPFITFDVVTKRLEAIPSEVTALSIEEIRSISEPIIGILKDEDVMTLAKNASKNLYSELSTAERIEKINSLLSKLRLALDSETSLYSSLASVDASKRDNIDASSTTLGKSEDRVQALSVIMLYLCTGLQHAQGFELR is encoded by the exons ATGGATATACCATTatcgatgttgttgttgctcagcCTTGTATTTACCGTCATAGGAGCTGTTTTAGTTCTTTTGTTGCAATATTATCTTTACTTACGATTTTCTGTACTTCCTGAAGAGAGCGCGGAACAAAAGGATATCAACACGAAGTACTCATTGCCAACG ACAATTCAGCAAACTGCACATGCCATAAATCTATCGCCACCAACATCGTCGGTGGCCGGGCACACGCATACTGTAAGTGCTACCGAAGCAGCACCATTAATGTCAATTAACTTTGTGATGCAATTCCTTTTCCATGAACTGAAAAACTCGAGTCGCGTGCGGAAATGGTTCTACCGCAAATTGTCATTAGAACTTGATGAGCTATTGGCAAAAACTACAACCGGCAAATTGTTTGATAAGTTGACG ataAAAGAACTGGAGCTTGGTGATCAGTTTCCTGAGATTAGAACATTACGCGTACACAGCATTGAACTGAACGATACCGGCGATCGTATTGAGAATCTCGATATATTACTTGAAATTCATTATAATGgaaattttcgaacatccatCGATGCCGATATGGTTTTAGGTAAAAAGGGATCCCTCACCTTAATTg tgAAACAATTGTCTGGCTTGGCGCGACTACAATTTACCCGTCAGCCATACACTCACTGGTCGCTGAGCTTTCTGGGTGATCCAGAACTTGATTTGGCGATCGAATCCAAATATCAAGGTCGTCAAATGCAATCGAACATCACCAGTCTTATTTCGAACCAAATACGGAAAGCAGTGCGACGAAAGCACACGCTTCCAAATTATAAACTACGTTACAAGCCATTTTTCCACAAAACACCCGAAGAAGATGCTGATGGAGATATACAACCAAATGGGACGCTAGAAGTCCGAATGTTCGAAATATCACGACTCATGTGTACGGAAGTTACAACAGAAGTTTATTGTACATTGACTTTAGCTTCGCTTGCATTTGTCGAGATACGCCAGAAGGATAATCGCAATGTGATAGTTTTGATTGACGTCGAGATACATAAGGCGAAAAATCAACAGATCGGCATACTTTTTAAGCAAAATACTGAACAATGCGTGGAAATTGAAGCGGTTTTGCCCAACACGCCCGCATGCAAATCCGACCTACGTCCAGGTGACATGCTAATTGCAATTGAGGGCAAGCGGGTGCAGTCCATCCAACAAGTGGCgaagatattcaaaagtttgcAAACTTCAGCTTATCGCTTACGCATCGAGCGTGTTATACCAGGTATCATAAGAAATGATGCAATTTTGGAGGATCTCGAATTATATGAAGATTTGGGGGATGCTCATATGGGCTATAGTGTGGGCAAGACGCCAACTGAGCACAATGAGTTAGCCGGTAGACAAGCATCTACCCGCCAAAGTACAGGTGACAAAGGTTCTTCTAGCGAATCTAGTCTTGGTAATACTCCAACTAATTCCCCAAAGAAAAGTAAACTTATAACGAAAGCACTGAAAAAGACCATCAGCCGTGAGCTTAATGAGCATAACAAAGAAATAGAAGAGGAACATAAGCTGAAAAACAAACAGTCATTAAAATCGGAGGATAAGACGAAGGGTTCGCCAAAAGTGTTGATTGACACGGTAGGTGAAGTGGAGCATTATTATCAGCACTCAACCGTAGATCGCAGTATAAATCGTCTCATACATATAGATGATTTGAGCTGCTTCAAGTTGGAAGCAAAGTCGCGTTATTTGAATATAGGCGTGTATTCAAAAAGTGCCGGTGATGGTTTATTGTTAGGCTATGTAAACATACCAGTGGGTCAGATTTTAGCTGAGTGTTGCGAAACAAGCTTAGTCCAGTGCTGGAAGATATATGAACTAAGTCCACCAATCCCGCAAGAttt GAAGACGCATAAACTTTCCAGCCAATCTGGCTTTATACCTGACTTGTGTTTTGGAGATGTGCTTTTCGCTTTTACCTGGGAAGGTAACCCCAATCTGCAACCTAGCGAGCCACTAACCAAACAGGTTTCTAAGTCCAAGAGCAA AAATAACTACGCTGATGAAAAAATGGATAACGATAGTGGTGTTTATGATACAAATTCGTTGCGGATCACGCCAAGTTCCAGTTCACTTACATTGATTAACCAAACAACTTCGAGTCAGTTGCGTTCGCACAGTTTTGTGCGCACCCATTTTCAACGTGCAACCCAGTGCGATTTCTGTGGCAAAAAAATCTGGCTGAAAGATGCGGTTCAATGTAGTGAGTGCGCCATGTGTTGCCACAAGAAGTGTATATCGAAATGTCAAAATGCCACAGTTTGTGGTCCTGTTGATTGCTCCAATGTGCTGCGACAACCGTCCATAACTAGCACAACTCCAGAGTTCACTGTTACCGATGCAGATACTTGCGATGCTTCTGAAGGCGAAGAGGCCATGCTATTAATATCGGGCGAAGAGTCGGCAGAAGCAATGTCCGCTAAATTGCCACCAACGCCAGTTCTCGAGGTTCATCGTTCAAGTCTGACAGGACTATTAGCTCAAGGCATAAAGCGTGTTAATTCAGCGAATAATCTTGCTATACCTGGCATTGTGTCCGCATTGGCTGGGAGTAGTGGCGGTGGATCAAGTGCTAATTTAGCCACAATGGCGAAAAGTTTACCGCCCAGTCCACAAAGATCGCCATCTCG TAAATCCTCGCTGGCTTGTAGTCCTTTTATTACTTTCGATGTAGTTACAAAACGTTTGGAAGCTATACCATCAGAGGTAACAGCTCTGAGTATCGAAGAGATTAGATCTATTAGTGAGCCAATAATCGGCATCCTGAAAGATGAAGATGTTATGACTTTAGCTAAAAATGCTAGCAAAAATCTTTATAGCGAATTGTCTACTGCTGAACGCATTGAGAAAATCAATTCATTG CTTAGCAAACTTCGATTGGCTTTAGACAGCGAAACGTCTCTTTATTCTAGCTTGGCGTCTGTGGACGCGTCGAAGAGGGATAATATTGACGCGAGTAGTACAACACTAGGAAAGTCGGAGGACCGTGTCCAAGCGCTCAGTGTAATTATGTTGTATCTGTGTACTGGATTGCAGCACGCCCAAGGCTTTGAGCTGCGTTGA